The following DNA comes from Acidicapsa ligni.
TGTGGATCGGGTGAGGCCTCTGCGTGGCGGATATGACGAGTGGAAGCGGCTCGGTTATCCGTTGGATGCGATTGAGATGGCCATTCCAGTGCATAACTGAGACGGACCGAAACGGGTTGAGACGAATTGATAGACGTGTGCGCTTCGCGCAGCTTGTCCGGTTCCCAGTCGCGACCGATACACTGACATTGGTGCTGTTGGATTTGCACCGGGAGCAATGTCAGTGGCCTATAACGATCTTCGCGAATGGATTGCAGCGCTTGATAAAGCTGGCGAGCTGAAGCGCATCAAGGAGCCGGTTTCTCCGCGGCTTGAAATTGCAGAAATTACGGATCGCGCTTCAAAGGCGGGTAGTGGATCGCGCTCGGTACCGGGTGCGAAAGGCTATGCGCCTGGCGGACCTGCGTTGCTGTTTGAAAACATCGTTGGGCATCCTGGGCATCGTGTGTTCATCAACCAGTTTGGCTCGGAGCGGCGGATGGCGATGTCGCTGGGTGTGGACCGACTGGAGCAGATTGCAGAGCGCATTCATGGGCTGATGAATTTGAAGGCTCCTGAAGGACTGCTCGACAAACTAAAGATGTTGCCGCAGATTGGGGAGCTGGCGAAGATGTTTCCCAGGACTGTTGCGGCGAAGGATGCGCCTTGCAAGCAGGTGATTCTGCGCGAGAATTTTAACTTGCTGGATTTTCCTGTGCTGACTTGCTGGCCGCATGACGGTGGACCGTTCATTACGCTGCCGTGTGTGCACACGCGGGACCCGCGCAATGGCAAACGTAATATCGGCATGTACCGGATGCAGGTGTATGACGGGCAGACGACAGGCATGCATTGGCAGCGGCAGAAGGTAGCGGCGGAGCATTATCGTGAGGCGCTGCGCGGTGCGGCTGCTGCGAATGCGGAGACGGACCCAAAGGCGGCGCGTGTGGCGGCTATGGCGGAGTCTTCAGGTGGGGCTTATGCCGTGCCTGCGGGCGCGGTGGGAGGATTGCCGCAGGTAAGTTTCGGCAATTTGAAGGGCTCGCGGATGGAAGTTGCGGTAGCTATTGGGACTGATCCTGCGACTACATTTTCTGCGATTGTTCCTGCACCGCCGGATATTGAGGAGTTCATGATTGCGGGGTTCCTGCGGGGCAAGCCTGTTGACGTTGTGAAGTGCGAGACTGTTGATCTTGAGGTGCCCGCGCAGTCGGAAATCGTGCTGGAAGGATACGTGGAATTAGGCGAGCTGCGAACGGAGGGTCCGTTTGGCGACCACACTGGTTTTTACACGATGCAGGATGAATATCCGGTCTTCCACATTACATGTATCACGCATCGCAAAGACCCGATTTATGCGGCAACGATTGTGGGCAAGCCTCCGATGGAGGATGCCTGGATGGGCAAGGCCGTGGAGCGGATTTTTCTACCAATGATGAAGATGACGATCCCGGAGATTATCGACATCAATCTGCCTCCTGAGGGTGTTTTTCATAACTTGATGATTATTTCGATTCGCAAGAGTTATCCGGGACAGGCGCGGAAAGTTATGTCGGCTATCTGGTCGCTGGGGCAGGCGATGTTTACGAAATGCGTTGTAGTTGTCGATGAGGATTGCGACGTGCAGGATCTCGGCGAAGTTACTCTGCGGGTGACGAATAACATCGATCCGGAGCGGGATATTCAGTTCACGATGGGGCCCATTGATTCGCTGGATCATGCTTCGCGACTGCCTAACTATGGGTCGAAGATGGGCATCGATGCTACGCGGAAGTGGAAGGCAGAGGGCTTTGATCGTCCGTGGCCGGCGATGCTGGAGATGGATCGGACGACAAAGGCAAAGGTCGATTCGATCTGGGTGAAGCTGGGGATTGATCGCTAAAGCATTTCTCCTATCGGTGTACTCTGCGTAGCGGTTGATTGCGTGGCTTTTCATCAGGAAAAGCCACGCTTCGCGAGTCCCGGATAGTGCATTGCAATAAGAGAAATGCTCTAAGCAGAAGATGTTGATGTTGCAGTAGAATCGGGGTGGCTTTTTCGAGGGGTGTCCGATGATGCTGTACTCGATGCGCTCTGCGTTCTTGGCGGCTGCGGGCTGGCTGATGTTGATGGCTTGCGTTGCTGACTTGCATGCTGCGTCTGAACCTCGTGTGACGAATCTGAGTGGCCAGGTGCAGCAACTTGTTCCCAAGGGAGCGCGGGTTGTGGTGCTTATTTTTGCAGCTACGGACTGCCCGATTTCAAATCGCTATATTCCTGAGATCACACAGTTAGAGCGCGAGTTTGCAGGGAGCGGGGTTATGTTCTGGTGGGTGTTTCCCAATCCTGGGGATACGGCCGCAGTGATTCGCAAGCATGAGATGGAGTTCTCGCTCCACATGCCTACGTTGGTGGATGCTCGGCAGGAGTTAGTGCGAATGGCGCATGTGGGAGTTACTCCCGAGGCGGCTGTTTTTGCTGTCGATGGTGCAAAGTTACGCGAGGTTTATCATGGGCGCATCGATGACCGATACATTGCGTTTGGACAGCAGAGGCCTGCGGCTACGCGGCATGAGCTTGCAGATGCGGTGAAGGCGTTGTTGGCTGATAAGCCGGTGGCGGCTGCGACTGGTGGGCCAGTGGGATGCGCGATTGTTCCTGCAGTTGCGACTCAGGGTGTTCCACTGCAGCCATGAACCTTTCTTCTTACTGTTGGCATCGCTTTGTAATAGTTGCTCTGTCTCTTGTGGGCATGATGCTGGGCGCGTTTGGTTCTGTGGATTGTGCGTATGCGGCGGTTAAATCCGATACGTCAAATGAAGTGACCTGGAGCAGAGATATTGCTCCGGTGCTCTATAAAAATTGCGTCTCCTGCCATCATCGCGGCGGGGCCGGGCCATTTAGTTTGATGACTTATGCGGATGCGAAGCGATGGAGTGCGCAGGTGGTAATGGCAACGCAGTCACGGTTTATGCCTCCGTGGCTGCCAGAGCCGGGGCACGGTGACTTTGCGGATGTTCGTCGATTGCCGGATGCGGATCTTGCAATGCTGCGTAAATGGGTTGCTCTTGGCATGGCTGAGGGAGATGTGAAAGATGCTCCGGTAGCTCCGAAGTTTGAATCGACATGGGGCGAGCTTGGCACTCCGGATGTGATTCTGAAGATTGCGCAGCCGTTTACTTTGCCTGCTGGCGGGACAGATGTGTTTCGCAATTTTGTGCTGCCGTATCCGTTGAAGGAGGGGCATTACATTCGCGCGATGGAGATATTGCCGGGTGCGGCTTCTGTTGTGCATCATGCGAATGTGTTGATAGATCGGACGGGAAGTTATCGAAGGCAGCATCCGACGGATTGGCGGCAGGGCGTGGCGGGAATGGAGATATTGCTGGATGCGGGCAACAGCTTTGATCCGGATAGCCATTTTCTTTTTTGGAAGCCGGATACTCCTGCGTTGATTGAGCCGGAGGGAATGCCGTGGAGGCTTGATCCAGGGAACGATCTTATTCTCAATATGCATTTGAAGCCTTCAGGCAAAGCGGAGACGATCGATGCGCAGGTTGGGCTTTACTTTACCGACAAGCCTCCGACGAAGCTGCCCATGTTGTTGCAGCTGGATCGCGATGACGCGCTGGATATTCCTGCAGGGGACAAGGCGTTTGTTGTTGAGGATGAGCTAACGTTGCCTGTCGATGTAGAGGTGCTGGGGATTTATCCTCATGCGCATTATCTTGGCAAAGACATGCAGGGATGGGCGATGCTGCCGGATGGACAGAAGAAATGGCTGGTATGGATTCGCGATTGGGACATCGATCGGCAGTCTGTTTATCGCTATAAAGAACCCGTGCAGTTGCCTAAAGGAACTGTGGTTCATATGCGTTACACATACGATAATTCGGCGATGAATGTGCGCAATCCTCATAACCCTCCGGTGCGAGTAAAGGCTGGGAATCGTTCGGAAGATGAGATGGCGCATATGTGGCTGCAGGTATTGCCGATGCACGGAAAGCCGGGTGATCCTGACCAGCGATTGCTGCTGGAAGAAGCATGGATGCGACAGCGATTGAAGAAGGCTCCGACAGATCGGATCAGCTTGTATAACCTCGGTGCGGCGTTGGCAGGCGAGGGCAAATTTGCGCAAGCGGTTGCGGTGTATGAGCAGGATCGACAGGCGCATTTGGAGGATGCTCGCACATTGACAGCGCTGGGTGCGGCGCTGGAAGGCGCGGGCGATTGGCGGCAGGCGATGGAGAGATATAGAGAAGTGGCCGCCAATTCCGGCTCAGCTAGTTGCGATGCGCGATTTGATCTTGCGCGATTGGAACAAAGGCATGAGATGTATGCCGATGCGGTAAGGGATTTTCGTGCGCAGCTAGCGACTTGTCCTGAGGATGCGGAGACGCATAGCGGACTGGGTGCGGCGCTGGAAGGCGCGGGCGAGAGCGATGCGGCGCGAGTAGAGTTTATGCGTGCGCTGGCGATCCATCGTGAGGACTTCACTGCGTCGCTTGGGCTTGGTGAGTTGTCCCT
Coding sequences within:
- a CDS encoding UbiD family decarboxylase gives rise to the protein MAYNDLREWIAALDKAGELKRIKEPVSPRLEIAEITDRASKAGSGSRSVPGAKGYAPGGPALLFENIVGHPGHRVFINQFGSERRMAMSLGVDRLEQIAERIHGLMNLKAPEGLLDKLKMLPQIGELAKMFPRTVAAKDAPCKQVILRENFNLLDFPVLTCWPHDGGPFITLPCVHTRDPRNGKRNIGMYRMQVYDGQTTGMHWQRQKVAAEHYREALRGAAAANAETDPKAARVAAMAESSGGAYAVPAGAVGGLPQVSFGNLKGSRMEVAVAIGTDPATTFSAIVPAPPDIEEFMIAGFLRGKPVDVVKCETVDLEVPAQSEIVLEGYVELGELRTEGPFGDHTGFYTMQDEYPVFHITCITHRKDPIYAATIVGKPPMEDAWMGKAVERIFLPMMKMTIPEIIDINLPPEGVFHNLMIISIRKSYPGQARKVMSAIWSLGQAMFTKCVVVVDEDCDVQDLGEVTLRVTNNIDPERDIQFTMGPIDSLDHASRLPNYGSKMGIDATRKWKAEGFDRPWPAMLEMDRTTKAKVDSIWVKLGIDR
- a CDS encoding redoxin domain-containing protein, which gives rise to MMLYSMRSAFLAAAGWLMLMACVADLHAASEPRVTNLSGQVQQLVPKGARVVVLIFAATDCPISNRYIPEITQLEREFAGSGVMFWWVFPNPGDTAAVIRKHEMEFSLHMPTLVDARQELVRMAHVGVTPEAAVFAVDGAKLREVYHGRIDDRYIAFGQQRPAATRHELADAVKALLADKPVAAATGGPVGCAIVPAVATQGVPLQP
- a CDS encoding tetratricopeptide repeat protein, yielding MNLSSYCWHRFVIVALSLVGMMLGAFGSVDCAYAAVKSDTSNEVTWSRDIAPVLYKNCVSCHHRGGAGPFSLMTYADAKRWSAQVVMATQSRFMPPWLPEPGHGDFADVRRLPDADLAMLRKWVALGMAEGDVKDAPVAPKFESTWGELGTPDVILKIAQPFTLPAGGTDVFRNFVLPYPLKEGHYIRAMEILPGAASVVHHANVLIDRTGSYRRQHPTDWRQGVAGMEILLDAGNSFDPDSHFLFWKPDTPALIEPEGMPWRLDPGNDLILNMHLKPSGKAETIDAQVGLYFTDKPPTKLPMLLQLDRDDALDIPAGDKAFVVEDELTLPVDVEVLGIYPHAHYLGKDMQGWAMLPDGQKKWLVWIRDWDIDRQSVYRYKEPVQLPKGTVVHMRYTYDNSAMNVRNPHNPPVRVKAGNRSEDEMAHMWLQVLPMHGKPGDPDQRLLLEEAWMRQRLKKAPTDRISLYNLGAALAGEGKFAQAVAVYEQDRQAHLEDARTLTALGAALEGAGDWRQAMERYREVAANSGSASCDARFDLARLEQRHEMYADAVRDFRAQLATCPEDAETHSGLGAALEGAGESDAARVEFMRALAIHREDFTASLGLGELSLEAGQFNDAASRFVEAVRLDPASLEARERLAQAYASDGHVNDAITELIAAEKSNPEVAEVHALLSQMLGMSGQIAEAIAEERAALKLNANDADGWNNLGVLEARSGQTDAARADFEHALRLQPDHAEAKANLARLLPAH